In Bremerella alba, the following proteins share a genomic window:
- a CDS encoding SulP family inorganic anion transporter, which yields MAKQETTQTEASGYFSGTFRKDFISSIVVFLVALPLCIGIAVAVGVNPARALITGIVGGLIVGIFSGSPLQVSGPAAGLFVIVADLIAQQKAKFLGFYSGPEDAADGAAMTYALSALGLSVLVAGGIQIAAGKLGIGRWFQAVSPAVINGMLAGIGILIIVSQFHVMLDHEAIWHGHKAHGGLEYMATIPEAIWKCFDLSGTGPAHHLAAAIGIVTITTMILWQSFAPKQLKLIPAALLGIGLATIVAMVLGFSIRNLDVPDNLLDEVSFLNSTPAWTSILGDPSVYIAALVIALVASAETLLCATAVDKMKPGHKTNHDKELTAQGFGNMLCGLVGALPMTGVIVRSSANVNAGGQTRGATIMHGAWLLLFIVFLPQVLTLVPRAALGALLVYTGFKLVNIKQIKELYKTSWSEFAIYATTVILIVSFDLLIGVIAGIVLSAIKLLATFTRFEADLFVNEEEKKATLSLHGAATFLRLPILAQRLEEIPEDVELHVDLSNLTYVDHACFESLMDWAKQHEKTGGTLIIDWSQLHGKFQKEVDIRHNGDSEGNGNGEVHRNGKSPSRPTPVGGGVG from the coding sequence ATGGCTAAACAAGAGACAACTCAAACCGAAGCCAGCGGCTATTTTTCGGGTACGTTCAGGAAAGATTTCATCTCCTCGATCGTTGTTTTCCTGGTCGCTCTCCCACTTTGTATCGGGATTGCGGTCGCGGTCGGGGTCAATCCGGCCCGGGCTTTGATCACCGGCATTGTCGGTGGTCTGATTGTGGGGATCTTTAGTGGATCGCCCTTGCAAGTCAGTGGCCCGGCAGCGGGTCTGTTTGTCATTGTGGCAGACCTGATTGCCCAGCAGAAAGCGAAGTTCCTGGGCTTTTATTCAGGACCAGAAGACGCTGCCGATGGGGCTGCGATGACCTATGCCTTGTCGGCGTTAGGCCTTTCGGTGCTGGTTGCCGGTGGCATTCAAATCGCAGCGGGGAAACTCGGGATTGGACGCTGGTTCCAAGCGGTTTCGCCCGCGGTGATCAACGGCATGTTGGCTGGGATTGGTATCCTGATCATTGTGAGCCAGTTCCATGTGATGCTCGATCACGAAGCAATCTGGCATGGTCACAAAGCTCATGGTGGTTTGGAGTACATGGCCACAATCCCGGAAGCCATTTGGAAATGCTTCGATCTCTCAGGAACTGGGCCGGCGCATCACCTTGCGGCGGCGATTGGGATCGTCACAATCACGACGATGATTCTCTGGCAATCCTTCGCCCCGAAACAGCTGAAGCTGATTCCGGCGGCTTTGCTGGGGATAGGCCTGGCCACAATCGTGGCAATGGTGCTTGGCTTTTCGATCCGCAACCTGGACGTCCCAGATAATCTGCTGGATGAAGTTTCGTTTCTCAATAGCACACCGGCCTGGACTTCCATTCTGGGTGATCCGTCCGTTTACATTGCGGCCTTGGTGATTGCATTGGTGGCCAGTGCGGAAACGCTTCTTTGTGCGACGGCGGTCGACAAGATGAAGCCTGGGCACAAAACCAATCACGACAAGGAACTGACGGCCCAAGGCTTCGGCAACATGCTCTGCGGCCTGGTGGGCGCTCTGCCGATGACCGGCGTGATCGTGCGAAGTTCGGCCAACGTCAACGCAGGTGGGCAAACGCGTGGAGCGACCATCATGCACGGTGCTTGGCTTTTGCTGTTCATCGTGTTTTTGCCACAGGTTTTGACGCTGGTGCCACGAGCCGCGTTAGGCGCTTTGCTCGTCTACACCGGCTTCAAGCTGGTGAACATCAAACAGATCAAGGAACTCTACAAAACAAGTTGGTCGGAGTTTGCGATTTACGCAACGACGGTGATCTTGATTGTGAGCTTCGATCTGCTGATCGGCGTGATCGCAGGTATCGTGCTTTCGGCCATCAAGCTGTTGGCCACGTTTACTCGTTTCGAGGCGGATCTTTTCGTCAACGAAGAAGAAAAGAAGGCCACCCTCAGCCTTCACGGTGCGGCTACTTTTCTACGGCTTCCGATCCTGGCTCAGCGTCTGGAAGAGATCCCTGAAGACGTCGAATTGCACGTCGACTTGAGCAATCTGACTTATGTCGACCACGCTTGTTTCGAGTCTCTGATGGACTGGGCGAAACAGCACGAGAAGACCGGTGGCACCTTGATCATCGACTGGAGTCAACTTCACGGCAAGTTCCAGAAGGAAGTTGATATCCGGCACAACGGTGACAGCGAAGGGAACGGCAATGGCGAAGTTCATCGCAATGGTAAATCCCCATCCCGGCCAACTCCGGTCGGGGGAGGTGTGGGCTAA
- a CDS encoding carbonic anhydrase: MRDLLAGVTQFQQETFPQKQSRFQELASGQSPEALFITCSDSRVNPELFTNSEPGEIFVIRNAGNIVGRKGEADLGMAATIEYAIQVLKIPQIIICGHAKCGAMQGLMNPEAVTSLPEVSKWVALSKDALNEEPSDPNADRLTQIIEANIRLQLRNLMTFPEVADAVEANKLRLHGWLYDFETGKVNVLAPETNQFVDSNVRVA, translated from the coding sequence ATGCGCGATTTATTAGCCGGCGTGACGCAATTCCAACAAGAAACTTTCCCTCAAAAGCAGAGCCGTTTCCAAGAGCTGGCCAGTGGCCAAAGCCCGGAAGCTTTGTTTATTACGTGTAGTGATTCCCGCGTGAACCCAGAGCTGTTTACCAACAGCGAACCAGGCGAGATCTTCGTCATTCGCAACGCCGGCAACATTGTCGGTCGTAAGGGTGAAGCCGACTTAGGGATGGCCGCCACCATCGAGTATGCCATCCAAGTTCTTAAGATTCCGCAAATCATTATCTGTGGTCACGCCAAGTGCGGGGCTATGCAAGGCCTAATGAACCCCGAAGCGGTTACCAGCTTGCCGGAAGTCAGCAAGTGGGTTGCGTTGTCGAAAGACGCACTCAACGAAGAGCCCAGCGATCCTAATGCGGATCGCCTGACGCAAATCATCGAAGCCAACATTCGTTTGCAGCTTCGCAACCTGATGACTTTTCCGGAAGTCGCTGACGCAGTGGAAGCCAACAAGCTTCGCCTGCACGGTTGGCTCTACGACTTCGAGACCGGCAAGGTAAATGTCCTTGCCCCTGAAACCAATCAATTCGTCGATTCCAACGTTCGAGTTGCCTGA
- a CDS encoding Dabb family protein, protein MTFPGMELRSLSLCLALLLTGIFSMTATVQAEDKEAGDSAPKLRHVVIFKFKESAKAADIKKVEKAFAALPKKIPVIKDYEWGTNNSPEMLDKGFTHCFLVTFASEEDRAAYLPHPAHQEFVSILRPHLEEAFVVDYWAK, encoded by the coding sequence ATGACGTTTCCCGGTATGGAACTTCGCTCGTTGTCCCTCTGTCTCGCCCTGCTATTGACGGGCATTTTTTCGATGACTGCCACGGTTCAAGCTGAAGATAAAGAAGCCGGTGATTCCGCCCCCAAGCTTCGTCATGTGGTGATCTTCAAGTTCAAAGAATCGGCCAAAGCCGCCGACATCAAGAAGGTCGAAAAAGCTTTTGCAGCGCTGCCTAAAAAGATTCCGGTCATTAAGGACTACGAGTGGGGCACCAACAACAGCCCTGAAATGCTCGACAAAGGCTTCACCCACTGCTTCCTGGTCACGTTCGCCAGCGAAGAAGATCGGGCTGCTTACCTGCCGCATCCTGCCCACCAAGAGTTCGTTTCGATTTTGCGACCGCACCTGGAAGAAGCATTCGTTGTCGACTACTGGGCGAAATAG
- the metE gene encoding 5-methyltetrahydropteroyltriglutamate--homocysteine S-methyltransferase: protein MAIATNLGFPRIGAKRELKWLLEKYWKGTIGAEDLLTGADQIRQANWKSQVEAGIGQLTVGDFSLYDHVLDWTLRVGAVPAAYQTPQLVSQLDRYFAMARGTQKGADLPAMEMTKWFNTNYHYIVPEWSEDQTFELNADALLAEITSAQAIAENVRPVVLGPVSLLLLGKLKGSSASPLVLLDKLLPVYQELLAKFNEAGVNWVQWDEPILALDLDDQAQAALKHSLELLSQSRGQLKLVLTSYFESLRENLPLAFSLPVDAVHLDLVYGPEQLTPALEHIRPEQSLSLGLVDGRNVWKTDLAKALKTAEQAASAISKDRLLIAPSCSLLHSPVDLAHEPEIDVEVKSWLAFARQKLDEIAILTQALNEGPASVADQLQENAAAIQARRTSRRTHDPAVRDRQKGITPESICRQADFETRQSQQQDRLKLPLLPTTTIGSFPQTSEVRQARASYRKGDLPEDAYQAFLQTETQKCIARQEALGIDVLVHGEFERNDMVEYFGEQLAGFVVSKNGWVQSYGSRCVKPPIIYGDVHRPSAMTVEMTRYAQSLTTRPVKGMLTGPVTILFWSFIRDDQPRRETCQQIALAIRDETADLESAGIGVIQIDEPALREGLPLRHNDQTDYLSWAVDAFRLASSGVANQTQIHTHMCYCEFNEILPSIAALDADVISIETSRSKMELLDGFGTFQYPNGIGPGVYDIHSPRVPATSEMVGLLQKAVDVIPAQRLWVNPDCGLKTRGWVEVEAALQSMVEAAHQVRTLLA from the coding sequence ATGGCAATCGCAACAAATCTCGGTTTCCCGCGAATCGGAGCCAAACGAGAGCTGAAGTGGCTCTTAGAGAAATACTGGAAAGGCACCATCGGAGCCGAGGACCTACTGACCGGGGCCGACCAGATCCGGCAGGCCAACTGGAAAAGCCAGGTCGAAGCAGGCATCGGTCAGCTGACTGTCGGCGACTTCTCGCTGTACGACCATGTCCTCGATTGGACCCTGCGTGTGGGTGCGGTACCGGCGGCCTATCAAACGCCGCAGTTGGTTAGCCAGCTCGATCGCTATTTCGCGATGGCCCGCGGAACGCAAAAGGGTGCCGACCTGCCAGCGATGGAAATGACCAAGTGGTTCAATACCAACTATCACTACATCGTGCCGGAATGGTCGGAAGACCAAACCTTTGAACTCAACGCCGACGCCCTGCTCGCCGAGATTACCTCCGCCCAAGCGATCGCCGAGAACGTCCGGCCAGTTGTGCTTGGTCCGGTTAGCTTGTTGCTGCTAGGTAAGCTGAAAGGAAGCAGTGCCTCGCCGTTGGTGCTGCTCGACAAGCTGCTGCCGGTCTACCAGGAACTGCTCGCCAAGTTCAACGAAGCGGGCGTGAACTGGGTTCAATGGGACGAACCGATCCTGGCCCTCGACCTGGACGACCAAGCCCAGGCAGCGTTGAAGCACAGTCTGGAATTGCTTTCCCAGTCGCGCGGTCAATTGAAGCTGGTGCTGACCAGCTACTTCGAGTCGCTGCGCGAGAACCTGCCGTTAGCGTTCTCGCTGCCGGTCGATGCGGTCCATCTCGATTTGGTTTATGGTCCCGAGCAGCTAACGCCTGCCTTAGAGCACATTCGCCCCGAGCAGTCTCTTTCGCTAGGGCTGGTCGATGGTCGCAATGTTTGGAAAACGGATCTTGCCAAGGCGCTGAAAACGGCCGAGCAAGCGGCAAGTGCAATCAGCAAGGATCGACTTCTGATCGCTCCGAGCTGCTCGCTACTGCATAGCCCCGTCGACCTGGCACACGAGCCCGAAATCGACGTCGAAGTTAAATCGTGGCTTGCTTTTGCTCGGCAGAAGCTGGACGAGATCGCGATTCTCACGCAAGCGCTGAACGAAGGCCCGGCATCGGTTGCCGATCAGCTTCAGGAAAACGCGGCTGCTATCCAGGCTCGACGGACCTCGCGTCGCACGCACGACCCGGCGGTGCGAGATCGCCAGAAAGGGATTACCCCCGAAAGCATTTGCCGTCAGGCCGATTTCGAGACGCGTCAGTCGCAGCAGCAAGATCGCCTGAAGCTACCCTTGCTGCCGACCACCACAATTGGCTCGTTCCCGCAGACAAGCGAAGTTCGCCAGGCCCGGGCGTCGTATCGCAAAGGGGACCTTCCGGAGGATGCCTATCAAGCGTTCCTGCAAACCGAGACGCAGAAGTGCATTGCCCGGCAAGAGGCGTTGGGAATCGATGTGCTGGTTCACGGAGAGTTTGAACGCAACGACATGGTCGAATACTTTGGCGAGCAGCTCGCAGGCTTCGTCGTCTCGAAGAACGGCTGGGTGCAAAGCTACGGCTCGCGCTGTGTGAAGCCGCCGATCATCTATGGTGACGTGCACCGCCCCAGCGCAATGACCGTCGAGATGACCCGGTACGCTCAGTCGCTGACCACGCGACCGGTGAAGGGAATGCTGACCGGGCCGGTTACCATCTTGTTCTGGTCTTTCATCCGCGACGACCAACCCCGCCGCGAGACGTGCCAGCAGATCGCCCTGGCAATTCGCGACGAAACAGCCGATCTCGAGTCGGCCGGCATCGGCGTGATTCAGATTGACGAGCCAGCACTACGCGAAGGACTGCCCCTGCGTCACAACGACCAGACAGACTATCTGAGCTGGGCCGTTGATGCGTTTCGCCTGGCATCGAGCGGGGTAGCCAACCAGACGCAGATCCACACGCATATGTGCTACTGCGAGTTCAACGAGATTCTCCCCTCGATCGCGGCACTCGACGCCGATGTGATTTCGATCGAGACAAGTCGCTCGAAGATGGAACTGCTCGACGGGTTTGGCACTTTCCAATATCCCAACGGAATCGGGCCGGGGGTTTACGATATTCACTCGCCCAGAGTTCCCGCGACCAGCGAAATGGTTGGCCTCTTGCAGAAAGCGGTCGATGTGATTCCGGCTCAGCGTCTGTGGGTGAATCCCGATTGCGGCTTAAAAACTCGCGGCTGGGTGGAAGTCGAAGCGGCGCTGCAATCGATGGTCGAAGCAGCCCATCAGGTTCGCACACTGCTAGCCTAA
- a CDS encoding aminotransferase-like domain-containing protein produces the protein MKSAPKSDVSTGEDESTLYYQLADKLRRLIQSGAFEPGEKLPSIRRLSEEHRVSLNTAKSALALLEDWRTIEVRPQSGHYVRRPPEELPKLSSTSPNGEACVIQTNIPTRMNAAIGSGAEPTLGAAVQSTQLMPLAVLNKSYQKVMRDLPDACFGYDGVPGHETLRKSIAKRGPEAGYVVSPDDIVITSGAKEAVYLSIKCVAPPGSIVAIESPAYYALLEVLQSLGLKAVEVACDPETGIQLDHLDHVLGKYDISACTIVSNFSNPTGSLMPEENKKRLVEILNRYQVPLVEDDVYGDLSFRPPRPRAIKAYDTEGRILYCGSFSKTLSPGLRLGWCIPGRYLQQFQLMKLVVNQCTSVAPQLVAAEILETGAYDRHLRKVRAQFAEQMDDALRAVRTCFPEGVRASRPAGGHVLWIEMPRHVDAMKMYHTLSEEGIQFAPGPIFSPSGAFKNFIRINTGFPWSPFLHRQVERMGQYIRTGQ, from the coding sequence ATGAAATCGGCCCCCAAATCAGACGTTTCGACCGGCGAAGACGAGAGCACGCTCTATTACCAATTGGCGGACAAGCTCCGTCGGTTAATCCAGTCCGGGGCGTTTGAGCCTGGCGAAAAGCTGCCGTCGATCCGTCGATTGAGCGAAGAGCATCGCGTGAGCTTGAACACGGCCAAGAGCGCGTTGGCGCTGCTCGAGGACTGGCGAACGATCGAGGTGCGGCCCCAGTCAGGCCACTACGTGCGTCGCCCGCCAGAGGAACTGCCGAAGCTTTCGTCGACCAGCCCCAATGGCGAAGCGTGCGTCATTCAAACCAACATTCCCACGCGAATGAACGCGGCGATTGGCTCGGGCGCCGAGCCCACGCTGGGGGCGGCGGTTCAATCAACGCAGCTCATGCCGCTGGCCGTGTTGAATAAGTCGTATCAAAAGGTGATGCGCGACTTGCCGGATGCCTGCTTCGGATACGACGGGGTGCCAGGGCACGAGACGCTACGGAAGTCGATCGCCAAACGCGGCCCCGAGGCAGGCTATGTGGTCAGCCCCGACGATATCGTTATCACCAGCGGAGCCAAGGAAGCCGTCTATCTGTCGATCAAATGCGTGGCCCCCCCAGGCAGCATCGTGGCGATTGAGTCGCCGGCGTACTATGCCCTGTTGGAAGTGCTGCAATCGCTGGGGTTAAAAGCGGTGGAGGTGGCCTGCGACCCCGAGACGGGCATTCAGCTGGATCATCTCGATCATGTGCTGGGGAAGTACGATATCTCGGCGTGCACCATCGTTTCCAATTTTTCCAACCCGACCGGCAGCTTGATGCCGGAGGAGAATAAGAAACGCCTGGTCGAGATTTTAAATCGCTACCAGGTTCCGCTGGTTGAAGACGACGTTTACGGCGATCTCTCGTTTCGTCCCCCGCGTCCGCGAGCGATCAAGGCCTACGACACCGAGGGACGTATCCTGTATTGTGGTTCGTTCAGTAAAACGCTTTCGCCTGGCCTGCGACTGGGGTGGTGCATCCCGGGGCGGTATCTGCAGCAGTTTCAATTGATGAAGCTGGTGGTCAATCAATGCACGTCGGTCGCTCCGCAGTTGGTCGCCGCCGAAATCCTCGAAACGGGGGCCTACGATCGGCACTTGCGAAAAGTGCGGGCCCAGTTCGCCGAACAAATGGACGACGCCTTGCGTGCGGTGCGCACGTGTTTTCCCGAAGGAGTCCGGGCATCGCGACCTGCAGGAGGGCATGTCTTGTGGATTGAAATGCCGCGGCATGTCGACGCGATGAAGATGTACCACACGCTGAGCGAAGAGGGGATTCAGTTCGCACCAGGGCCGATCTTCTCGCCAAGCGGCGCGTTCAAAAACTTCATCCGCATCAACACTGGCTTCCCCTGGTCGCCATTTTTGCATCGTCAGGTGGAACGGATGGGGCAGTATATTCGCACCGGGCAGTAG